The Corylus avellana chromosome ca8, CavTom2PMs-1.0 genome has a segment encoding these proteins:
- the LOC132189250 gene encoding uncharacterized protein LOC132189250 isoform X1 yields the protein MVKAVVGEETRLKSIEDRLSQSGLPVQVGLVIGKLSSPLDRGFVYDLIPTPPNDAGEPACSLVETVKDDKKKGPKSKSQAADSSSLHIDHDWIAEHARQVARMLVGGIKVVGIYIWVSDIAFKNSTIVLCQLLQTVKAVTEATPLSEIDREERLLIHICYSPLRWTCRNCTWTSNITSSCLRPCDFKMGRVLTSLQTFKCTYNFNLRWPICHESASKVRTLSDVLRQGISHHAKELKDTKALIDGNLVLNDEPCTLDRVHEVELLLPFMKDTCAEACSQKDVLGVLAFNGSVCSFAYLNPREPISQAVSDIKGDIIMSLRSRLDIICDEAYEDVGPRDDVSQEADDGILTEKPVSQLILHLLRKECCLSFPRRVFVPWLAGTYICDHLQSSETLEVLKDHCVELMSMEAPSDTSTILEPENEAPSMVTKSFWDVSIPFDSASISSVEKSGSDTREEIRKKSTKSDNFNVMSAVLFLLLSILVGFVLYVVRGSRS from the exons ATGGTGAAAGCGGTAGTTGGAGAAGAAACCCGACTCAAATCGATCGAGGATCGCCTCAGCCAATCCGGACTCCCCGTTCAG GTGGGTCTCGTAATAGGCAAGCTGAGCTCGCCTTTAGACCGGGGGTTCGTTTACGATTTGATCCCGACCCCACCAAACGACGCCGGAGAGCCCGCGTGTTCCCTTGTCGAGACCGTCAAGGATGACAAGAAAAAGGGGCCCAAATCCAAATCCCAGGCCGCCGATTCCTCCTCTTTGCACATCGATCACGACTGGATCGCCGAACACGCTCGGCAG GTGGCTAGAATGCTGGTGGGCGGCATAAAAGTGGTTGGCATCTATATATGGGTTAGCGATATTGCTTTCAAAAATTCAACCATAGTGCTTTGTCAG CTCTTGCAGACTGTAAAGGCAGTTACAGAAGCAACGCCTCTGTCGGAGATTGATCGGGAGGAAAGACTACTCATTCACATTTGTTACAGTCCATTGAG GTGGACATGCCGAAACTGCACATGGACATCAAATATTACATCAAGCTGCCTGCGACCCTGTGATTTCAAAATGGGAAGGGTTTTAACTTCTCTTCAGACCTTCAAGTGCACCTACAATTTTAATCTTAG ATGGCCCATATGTCATGAAAGTGCATCAAAAGTGAGAACATTAAGTGATGTTCTTCGTCAAGGAATTTCTCATCATGCTAAAGAGCTAAAAGATACAAAGGCACTGATTGATGGTAATTTG GTTCTTAATGATGAACCATGCACATTGGACAGGGTGCATGAAGTTGAACTGCTTCTACCATTCATGAAAGATACATGTGCAGAAG CATGCAGCCAAAAAGATGTTCTTGGTGTTCTTGCCTTCAATGGATCTGTGTGTTCTTTTGCATACTTGAATCCAAGAGAACCAATTTCACAAGCTGTCTCTGATATAAAG GGGGATATCATCATGAGTTTGCGAAGTAGATTAGATATCATCTGTGATGAGGCATATGAAGATGTGGGGCCAAGAGATGATGTTAGTCAGGAAGCAGATGATGGGATATTGACCGAGAAACCTGTTTCGCAACTCATCCTGCACTTATTAAG AAAAGAATGCTGTCTTTCATTTCCTCGAAGAGTATTTGTTCCTTGGTTGGCAGGCACATACATATGCGACCACTTACAGTCATCTGAGACTCTTGAG GTTCTAAAAGATCATTGTGTTGAGCTGATGTCCATGGAAGCTCCAAGTGATACCTCAACAATCTTGGAACCAGAAAATGAAGCTCCATCTATGGTCACTAAGTCCTTCTGGGATGTGTCAATCCCCTTCGATTCAGCATCTATCTCTTCCGTAGAGAAAAGTGGAAGTGACACGAGAGaggaaattagaaaaaaatctacaaagtcAGATAATTTCAACGTCATGAGTGCTGTTCTCTTCCTTCTCCTATCCATCTTAGTGGGGTTTGTGCTCTATGTTGTTAGGGGATCAAGGTCGTAG
- the LOC132190713 gene encoding probable beta-D-xylosidase 6: MNKLHCTNCSNPQTTEFKPRTNRQQVSNLPRSQRVSIQSEILRFSSCKMHQRWQWKWNAIAATLVLLTLLTIFYPISLFPITFTTSPPHPSTHKFSCAPPHHSYAFCNTSLPIKTRAQSLISSLTLQEKILLLSNNASAIPRLGLAAYEWWSESLHGIASNGPGVTFSDPVRAATAFPQVLLTAASFNRSSWFLVGRAIGVEGRAMYNEGQAGLTFWGPNINIFRDPRWGRGQETPGEDPMVASAYAVEYVKGLQGEELGDGDGGFMVSACCKHYTAYDLENWGNFGSFSFNAMVSKQDMEDTYQPPFQSCVEEGRATCLMCSYNRINGVPSCAHHDLLQKVRREWGFKGYITSDCDAVAVMFEDHKYAEAPEDAVADVIKAGMDINCGTYLLRYTQLALAQGKIQEEDINRALSNLFSVQLLLGLFNGDPVKGNFGSLGREDVCTLKHRELALDAARQGIVLLKNEKNFLPLNRMDITSLAIIGPSANDSSRLGGDYTGVPCNPRSLFEGLQPYIKTIYASGCGDTQCNSSDGFAEAVRISREADAVVVVAGLDLSQEDEGLDRVSLLLPGRQMELIAAVSSASEKPIVLILLGGGPIDVSFAKVNPQIGSIIWIGYPGEVGGQAVAEIIFGEFNPGGCLPITWYPESFTSVPMNDMSLRPDPSRGYPGRTYRFYTGEVVYEFGYGLSYSNYSYKFMSMPDKIVLSTATSKDGPSEKMTHQTSDGFDYIHVDDITSCNHLKFEAQISVFNLGAMDGSHVIMLFGRASNSFRGAPRKSLIEFTRVHTKSLTAIQVSIGVDPCKHFSIVNGDGVKILPLGNHLLMLEGLEHSISIEL; the protein is encoded by the exons CTGCGACACTCGTCCTCCTCACGCTCCTCACCATCTTCTACCCAATCTCTCTCTTCCCAATCACCTTCACAACAAGCCCACCACACCCCTCAACTCACAAGTTCTCCTGCGCCCCACCACATCACTCTTATGCCTTCTGCAACACATCCCTCCCCATCAAAACCAGAGCCCAGTCCCTCATCTCCTCGTTGACCCTCCAAGAAAAGATCCTTCTCCTATCCAATAACGCCTCTGCCATACCCAGGCTCGGCCTGGCTGCTTATGAGTGGTGGTCCGAGTCCCTCCACGGCATAGCTTCAAACGGCCCTGGTGTCACTTTCAGTGACCCAGTTAGAGCTGCGACTGCATTCCCTCAGGTTTTGCTTACCGCGGCTTCTTTTAATAGAAGTTCGTGGTTTTTGGTTGGGCGGGCTATTGGGGTTGAGGGGAGGGCCATGTACAATGAGGGTCAGGCTGGGTTGACTTTTTGGGGACCCAACATTAATATTTTCAGGGACCCCAGATGGGGGAGAGGGCAAGAGACGCCGGGCGAGGATCCAATGGTGGCGAGTGCTTATGCTGTTGAATATGTAAAGGGGTTGCAGGGGGAGGAGCTGGGTGATGGGGATGGTGGGTTCATGGTATCTGCTTGTTGCAAGCATTATACTGCTTATGATTTGGAGAATTGGGGGAATTTCGGGAGTTTTAGTTTCAATGCAATG GTCTCTAAGCAAGATATGGAGGATACATACCAGCCTCCATTTCAGAGCTGCGTTGAAGAAGGCAGAGCTACCTGTTTGATGTGTTCGTATAATCGGATCAATGGAGTGCCTTCATGTGCACATCACGATCTCCTACAGAAAGTTCGGAGGGAATGGGGCTTCAAAGG ATACATCACATCGGACTGTGATGCTGTTGCTGTAATGTTTGAAGATCATAAATATGCAGAGGCTCCTGAAGATGCGGTTGCTGATGTTATTAAAGCAG GAATGGATATAAATTGTGGCACATATTTGTTGCGGTATACCCAATTGGCACTTGCTCAAGGGAAAATTCAGGAGGAGGACATAAACCGAGCTCTATCAAATTTGTTTTCTGTTCAACTTCTTCTTGGCCTTTTCAATGGAGACCCTGTTAAGGGAAACTTTGGAAGTTTGGGAAGGGAAGATGTATGTACTCTGAAGCACAGAGAATTGGCCTTAGATGCTGCGAGGCAGGGAATTGTGCTTTTAAAGaatgagaagaattttttgcCATTAAATCGAATGGATATCACCTCCTTGGCCATTATTGGCCCTTCAGCAAATGATTCCAGCCGACTGGGTGGTGACTATACAG GTGTTCCATGCAATCCAAGAAGCCTTTTTGAGGGACTGCAACCTTACATCAAAACTATCTATGCTAGTGGTTGTGGTGACACACAATGCAATTCCAGTGATGGGTTTGCAGAAGCTGTTCGAATTTCGAGAGAAGCTGATGCAGTAGTTGTAGTTGCTGGACTTGATCTGTCCCAAGAAGATGAAGGACTTGACAGGGTGAGCCTTCTCTTGCCTGGTAGACAGATGGAACTCATCGCTGCAGTTTCTTCTGCAAGTGAAAAGCCTATTGTCTTGATCCTACTTGGCGGTGGACCAATTGATGTATCCTTTGCCAAAGTAAACCCTCAAATCGGAAGCATTATCTGGATAGGATACCCAGGTGAGGTTGGTGGGCAAGCAGTTGCAGAAATTATCTTTGGAGAGTTTAATCCAG GTGGATGCCTGCCAATCACTTGGTATCCTGAATCATTTACCAGTGTGCCGATGAATGACATGAGCTTGCGGCCCGACCCTTCACGTGGCTATCCCGGACGAACTTACCGGTTCTATACCGGAGAGGTGGTATATGAATTTGGATATGGGTTGAGTTACTCCAATTACAGTTACAAATTTATGTCAATGCCGGACAAAATAGTTTTATCAACTGCTACTAGCAAGGATGGTCCAAGTGAAAAAATGACTCACCAGACTTCAGATGGGTTTGATTATATCCATGTTGATGACATAACATCCTGCAATCACTTAAAATTTGAAGCACAGATCTCAGTGTTCAACCTTGGGGCTATGGATGGGAGCCATGTGATAATGTTATTTGGTCGAGCATCCAATTCATTCAGAGGAGCCCCGAGGAAAAGTTTGATTGAATTCACCCGTGTACATACAAAATCTTTGACTGCAATTCAAGTAAGCATTGGGGTTGACCCATGCAAGCATTTCAGCATTGTGAATGGTGATGGCGTGAAGATATTACCCTTGGGAAACCATCTTCTTATGTTGGAAGGTTTGGAGCATTCTATATCCATTGAATTGTAA
- the LOC132189250 gene encoding uncharacterized protein LOC132189250 isoform X2 yields MVKAVVGEETRLKSIEDRLSQSGLPVQVGLVIGKLSSPLDRGFVYDLIPTPPNDAGEPACSLVETVKDDKKKGPKSKSQAADSSSLHIDHDWIAEHARQVARMLVGGIKVVGIYIWVSDIAFKNSTIVLCQTVKAVTEATPLSEIDREERLLIHICYSPLRWTCRNCTWTSNITSSCLRPCDFKMGRVLTSLQTFKCTYNFNLRWPICHESASKVRTLSDVLRQGISHHAKELKDTKALIDGNLVLNDEPCTLDRVHEVELLLPFMKDTCAEACSQKDVLGVLAFNGSVCSFAYLNPREPISQAVSDIKGDIIMSLRSRLDIICDEAYEDVGPRDDVSQEADDGILTEKPVSQLILHLLRKECCLSFPRRVFVPWLAGTYICDHLQSSETLEVLKDHCVELMSMEAPSDTSTILEPENEAPSMVTKSFWDVSIPFDSASISSVEKSGSDTREEIRKKSTKSDNFNVMSAVLFLLLSILVGFVLYVVRGSRS; encoded by the exons ATGGTGAAAGCGGTAGTTGGAGAAGAAACCCGACTCAAATCGATCGAGGATCGCCTCAGCCAATCCGGACTCCCCGTTCAG GTGGGTCTCGTAATAGGCAAGCTGAGCTCGCCTTTAGACCGGGGGTTCGTTTACGATTTGATCCCGACCCCACCAAACGACGCCGGAGAGCCCGCGTGTTCCCTTGTCGAGACCGTCAAGGATGACAAGAAAAAGGGGCCCAAATCCAAATCCCAGGCCGCCGATTCCTCCTCTTTGCACATCGATCACGACTGGATCGCCGAACACGCTCGGCAG GTGGCTAGAATGCTGGTGGGCGGCATAAAAGTGGTTGGCATCTATATATGGGTTAGCGATATTGCTTTCAAAAATTCAACCATAGTGCTTTGTCAG ACTGTAAAGGCAGTTACAGAAGCAACGCCTCTGTCGGAGATTGATCGGGAGGAAAGACTACTCATTCACATTTGTTACAGTCCATTGAG GTGGACATGCCGAAACTGCACATGGACATCAAATATTACATCAAGCTGCCTGCGACCCTGTGATTTCAAAATGGGAAGGGTTTTAACTTCTCTTCAGACCTTCAAGTGCACCTACAATTTTAATCTTAG ATGGCCCATATGTCATGAAAGTGCATCAAAAGTGAGAACATTAAGTGATGTTCTTCGTCAAGGAATTTCTCATCATGCTAAAGAGCTAAAAGATACAAAGGCACTGATTGATGGTAATTTG GTTCTTAATGATGAACCATGCACATTGGACAGGGTGCATGAAGTTGAACTGCTTCTACCATTCATGAAAGATACATGTGCAGAAG CATGCAGCCAAAAAGATGTTCTTGGTGTTCTTGCCTTCAATGGATCTGTGTGTTCTTTTGCATACTTGAATCCAAGAGAACCAATTTCACAAGCTGTCTCTGATATAAAG GGGGATATCATCATGAGTTTGCGAAGTAGATTAGATATCATCTGTGATGAGGCATATGAAGATGTGGGGCCAAGAGATGATGTTAGTCAGGAAGCAGATGATGGGATATTGACCGAGAAACCTGTTTCGCAACTCATCCTGCACTTATTAAG AAAAGAATGCTGTCTTTCATTTCCTCGAAGAGTATTTGTTCCTTGGTTGGCAGGCACATACATATGCGACCACTTACAGTCATCTGAGACTCTTGAG GTTCTAAAAGATCATTGTGTTGAGCTGATGTCCATGGAAGCTCCAAGTGATACCTCAACAATCTTGGAACCAGAAAATGAAGCTCCATCTATGGTCACTAAGTCCTTCTGGGATGTGTCAATCCCCTTCGATTCAGCATCTATCTCTTCCGTAGAGAAAAGTGGAAGTGACACGAGAGaggaaattagaaaaaaatctacaaagtcAGATAATTTCAACGTCATGAGTGCTGTTCTCTTCCTTCTCCTATCCATCTTAGTGGGGTTTGTGCTCTATGTTGTTAGGGGATCAAGGTCGTAG